The Cicer arietinum cultivar CDC Frontier isolate Library 1 chromosome 1, Cicar.CDCFrontier_v2.0, whole genome shotgun sequence genome contains the following window.
ATAATAAGTTATTTTCTCCTACATTTTACtatgaaaaaattattcatgGCATTAATTGGATCTGCACTAGTATCAGTAATATTTGTGGAATAATTATTCTAATAAAAATTTTACgtgacaataatttttttaaagtaaaattaaatatttcacaGACTCAACAGCTGTCGTATCTAAAAACATACATTCAAATATTCAACATTGAAGCCCTTGgataatatactttttaaaatattacattcCTCGATAAGATTTCATAACTACCAATATCAAATTTATGAAGTTATGAAATAAAGTAACTATACAAGAGGTAGTTTCTCACCTGATGGACAAACAAAATCACTAATAGCATTGAAAGAGAGACTATTTGTACACACCAAATATActcttgtttatttattttatacttgtatACATAGTATCTGAATTTGCCTATAATTGACCAGAACTTCAAACTTCATCCGGAACAATCTAGACTTCATATTGCATACCAATTGATTCCCTAATGATGTTTGTAAGCACATGCTTTAAAAATGAATGTATGTGGTACTTCTACACCTTAGTGGAATACAATGAAGTTAACGACATTTTCTAAAGAACTAGTCAGCCAACAGAAACAAAACCCAATTCTTTAAGCTTTAGCTAATGTTGCAATCCCTGGAATTTCCAGAAGAATCCTCTTCAGAAGTGGCATCACCATCTGACAATCCTAAAAGATATCCCTCTGCATCTTCGTCATCACTCACAATATCCGCCCTATTATGTCTCCTTTCAATGTACGCCAATGTCTGTCTCCTCTGCAGCCGAAGAACATGCATTATAACATCAGGAGTAAGGGTGACCCGTGATCGATCTTCCCTTCCCTGTCTGTTTGCCTCGGTTATCTGTTCATGTGAAATAACAATCAGAAAGTTGCAATCAATCATATAAGCCAAGTTTTACAAATATGAACAGCATATTAAGTAAGCACTAAACATATTGATCAAAACAAAAGTTCAAAACCATTAACAGCAAATGGTACCTCTTTCACGTTTGAAGGGAGTGGAGGAGTATCATTGCCTAGAGGAgcccatattttcacatttttttctAGGCCACAAGTAGCTAGAAAGGGTATGTGAGGATGAGTCTCAAGTTGGTTTACAACATTTTGATCACCTACCATTAATCTCACTAGCTTAGCATCTTTCTTCTTCCAGATGAATATATGGCCACAATCGGAGCCACTCAACACATATTCATCATTAGGGCCAAAAAAATTCACTCCTTTAACTGTCTGTGCATTTCTATGCCCCGAGTAAACTTGTGTCTCTTGTAGATTCTTCAGATCTTCGGATGTAGCCGATGGAGGCGAAGAATCGAAGCCTACATTCTTCTCAAATAGATAGACGAGCTCATCATTGTAAGACACAAGGAGTTCACTTGACTTTGAGTAGGCTAATCCTGTTATATGGACATTATTCGACTCAATTAGGTGACGAGGGCAAAATGTGTTAACAGGTTTGTCTGAATCTTTTGCATGGCATTTTCTTATGTCATAAACATGTGCATATTCATCGGATCCACCTACTGCAAAGTAATATGGAATTCTAGAGTCAATCACAATGGAGTTCAACCCTATTTTTCTTGGAGGTTGTTTTTTGTTTGAGAAACAACAGAAAAGTTTTGTAGCAGAACTACTTCGCAAATCAAACtgcaaaagaaacaaaacttatAACTTTTGGGGGGTAGCATAAAGGGGAGCTTCAACATGCAACGTGCGGTAAAACTTGACTAACATGTTGAATAAATCCATCTTCACCACAACTGTAAAATATGTGGGGACTTCCTGGCTCCACAGCAAGCTTGTATACAGAACCGTCGTGCTTCCCCAACATCGTAGTATTAACTCTACCATCCTCCTGGAGGATGCCAAGCCTTACCTGCAAAGGAAAAATTAGTTTCCAATGGAAGGTACTCAAACAGACACCTTAAATTCTTTAGGTTTTGATTAAATCAGGTTATTATTCAGCATGTCAATTTCTTACATTGTTTGGATGATGGGCCAGATGCACCACATCttgataaaattaatcaacagaAAGACATAACTCCATACAAACAATTTTGACTCGTTATGCTTAATTACAACAGCATTCTATGCACATTATTTATCAGCATTTTTGGCTACATGGAAACAAAACGTAGCTTGCATTCAACACATCAAACACAAGGTGAAGCTTGATAACAGATTCTTCTTCCACTGATAAGTTttaatgaaaatgttcaatCAAAGAGCATCATATCAGACGAATAAAATCAAATGGTATCTTTTTAATTGTTGatacaaaaagaaaacaagGGGAATGTAAGGCTACAAATTAAGGGAATGTAAGGTTACAAATTAAAGGAACATTTGATGCAGACACGAAAAGACTATTCACCTGGCCATCACCAGCAGAAGTTACTATTCGGCTGTCATCAGAGAATGGCATGATTTTAGTCTGGAAAATATTGTCTGAGTGGCCAGAAGGATATACAAGTAGTTTAGTTTTGGATTCCCAACTCCAAAACATAACTTGCCTATCATCAGAACCTGAGACAAGAATGTCACCAGTGGAGTTAAATTCCACTGCATTTACACACCCTTCATGACCATCTAATCTCGCATATAAATTCAGGTTCTTTACAATGACCTGCAAGCATAAATAAGCCCAATCAGTTTTACACTATGTAACACTGACACTTCATATTAAAAAAGCGTCAGTATCCGACACAAACACATTAATTACATTCGACCACttctatttttgaaaattacaaCGGTAAATAACATTATTATCAGTGCTACATATCAGCGTTGTATCTGCGTCATACTGTGTCTATGTCAGACAAGACTGGCTGCAGTCAGCAGCTTCTGACTGCAGTGCAGTCAGACACATATGAACTGTTCAATCAAAGACCAATAAGTCCAGATTTCAATTTCGggttttagatttaaaaataattaaaattcaaacttGAAATCTGGACAGTTCAATCAAAATCGGACAGTCCAGACGTGCAGACTACATTGCAGTCAACTGCATGCATAGGTTATAAATATTCATGAGAAATCTTCCAATAGCTGAAATTGAATTTACAAATTACAATGGACATAGCTAATAACATTAAGAACATGAAATCACACCAATCACATAGCTAATAACATTATCATAAACATTCAATGAATGCTTTATCATTCTcacttaaaatttcaatttatacTAAAAAAGTATCAAAAcatagagagagaaagagagagaatagGGAAAACCTCTGAAGCATAAAAGCGACGAGTTAAAGAGGAGGGATGAGAGAAGCCCAATTCTCTATTCATTATCATATTAGTGCTTCCAATGACATTGTTATTATGGAAATTATCCATTTCGATGAATTTTCAGAGTCTGCGTTTATGGAAGTTGAAATGGTGCTGGAATAAACGAGCGGGCTTTGAAGTTAGAAATTAGAATTGAAGAGTGAAGATGCTACGCTACCTTTTGTGTTTGGTGTTTTTGCTTTGTTCAAACGACATGTCGTTAGATATCTACCCCACCCACACTGTAACTTGGAGAGTGTGTGCGTCGAGTTTAATGGCTAGCCCAAATGAATAACTGGATCAATGAATGTAAATCTTACCGATTGCACCCCCTTTTTTTTTACTGCGTCAAAATTTaacaagtattttttatttttgaaatactaacaaataaattcactaattaattaatttataaaaaaatgcaaaaaataaataaaataaagatctTTCAAGAAAATCAGAATAGAAAATTACTGAAtccactaaaatataaaaacagtCATTTAAACATTCATAAAATCAGgttaaaacatatttattgtGTTTAATTTATTGTGTTGTATGtaacatagaaaaataaaagtttcatAAACCTAACATATTTTTTCCACAAAATGTCAAATgggttataaaatataaaaataagaaataatgtattttttaaaataataatttgacggATTGCTCCATTATTTTTTCAGATTAGACACGGACAAACCAACTAGTGTTGCGGTTTTACAGCATCAACTCACCCGgcaaaaaatgattaaatgaatattattacATGAGTATGATATCTCCCCATACTAGCATCAGAGATCACTATAGCATTAGTGTAAATAGTATATATCTCATTTCTCTAAGTTTTGCAATGTCTAATATATCTTGCCACATACGAGTTAATATTAACTATTTCAAAAGTTACTGCTAATTTTTATAACTTTAGCAGAGAATCAGAGATCACTATAACATTAGCAGAGAATCTAAGATCACTGTAATATTAACTTACTGCTAATATTAAATTACTCTAATtttgataacttttttatataaattgactaattaatttgataaattagcAGTAACTTTTTGCAATGTCTGAGAGTAACTTTTGACgtaattataaaaaagaaagtaaattttaacaattcaacactcaaataaaaaactttttaaaaaaaggccCAATAAAAATGTCTACATGACTTTATGAACtccataaaatttcaaaattgtttaataattcaacaaataATTTCAAGGAATCTgacatacattttttaaaaatacaaataaacaCGATCATTGAATTACATGTCTGTCCacaaatgtttattttatttaacttttagtgTTCATAATCATAATATGtcaatattcaattattaaattgataaaatttaacaaaattcaatttatatacaCCATATACATAGTAAGTTTAAACTTTGTTTTACAATTAGTCaatcaaaattatcaaattattaaaaacgaTTTGACTACAACTATTTTCAAAGTTATATATAAATAGTTGTGATTTACGgacaaattctttttttttggcGATAGAGTATGAAAACTAATCTCATTAATCAAATTCAAAGTTTTTCAGAAGTTATAAACAAAACAAGTTTAACAATACTCACTCTTGAAAAAAGTTCACACAGACATGTCATTACACAAGTAACAAGTTCCAGATAACGTGGCATTGTTCATCTTCAGATTTCTATATTTTACTCTGACAAATCCTTACAAAAACAATGGGACTCTAACTTATTATTTATCAATACAAGAAAATTTTAGAGAAATTGGTTGTTTCCCAGCAAAACCTGCGCTACATCATGTATGTATGTAACCCCAAATCCCAATAGCTACACTCTATGATGAATCTCAACTCTTTACAaaaaattagtcagaaaattCCCTTATCTCTTCCTGTTTCCTAttctaaatttcaaaaataagcTACAAAGTAGATATTCTGTTACAGGTGCAGATGTCTTCCATAACCATCAGTGTAATCTATTATACCGTTGAGGTCACAGAAAAATATGCaagattttgttgttgttgctagGTCCATGTCAAGAAGCATATCATCAGGCAAACCTAACAACCATTATCACCAAATTAGGTTTCTACAAATTCTCATCTTGTGCTCCTTTCACTTGTGCAAATATCCTTTCCATATTTGCCCAAAAAAGCAAGTTAGATACGATGTATCAATCATCATCCTCGGTTAAAGAAGCAAATGAAAAGGGCTTGAACTTGTAGCCATCACCAAAGtagaatttattttgaaattctaCCCAGTGAAGCCGCAGGGCATGAAGAAAAGCACTGAGACTCTCCATCATAAGTAGTATAAAGGCAGTTGCAAAGGCGAAAACAGTTAGCCCCACTAACCGAATGACAAGGTTGTCGTACCTGTTTTAATTGCAACCAGAAAtgacattaataattaaagaataagataaaaatattctaaatgCAACAAACGGATACAGATGAGTCATATGACATGTGGATAACTCTCAATGCTAAAATATCAGAGTTATACTCCAAGCTTCTCTATGCACACCTGacttaattttacaaaacattGTACAAACTCCAGAGCTGTATggaataaaatattcttaacaTTTGGAGAACAATTAGTATCTTGATATGGTACCAATCTACAGCCACCTTATTAAATTAGTGGCTCTGGCCCATGTCATATTTATTAATGGTTCGTTTAGTGGCCATGATAGGATATAAGAGTTGGATAAGAGTGATATATGATGAGTCACACCAGATAGGAATAATTCCTATGGAATAAGGGAGAATGTATTACTGATGAATACAGGAAGAACAGCACAGAAAATGTAAGAGCAAATAACCAAAGCCTATGGCCTCAAGCTAAAAGTCGAAACTCAAAAGGAAACACACTTTCAGCTCCCTCTGAACTGCCCTTATATAATAACAACTttgttctctctctctcttcactAACATACTTTCCCTCccatttgttttttctttttttggtcaAGTTGCCCCCGGTTTGTTAATTGTTAGCCACTATCTCTCCAAATGGAGAATAAGCCCAAATTAGTGGATGTTTGTTAGGCCCCTTCTTGTAATTAACAACTAGATCCAGGAACTTATCATTCTCCAATCCAATCTAGATTTTACAAATTATGAAAACAATTCTTCAGCATTATGTGTATCCAATCTTGAACGGAATCCCATTCCATCCAAGTTGAAATAGGATTTGCTATTTCATCTATCAAGGGAAGCACATTGAAAGATTGAAAGGTTTGAATTAGAAAAGATGGGTTATAAAATCAAACTCACCCCCAAGCAAGAAGCAACACTTTCTCATAGAAAACTGTAGAAAGTTCCGAGTGAGCCAAACTGTAAATGTAAAGAAAAATTAACTAACGAGCAAGAATCTATAAACTAGAGAATCGTGAAGATGGAGGAGGATCATGGCTGAGCAAACCTTAACGCCCAAAGTCGAAGATATGATGCTGTATTTGAAACTGAACCTAAAACAAACTCGATGGAGTGGATCATTTGATGAACAAAGACCTCACTGAAATTGAATTCTTCATGATGATGTTGCCTGGCAGAATCTGGCTCCGCCTCGAGATCCATCTCAGAAGTATTCAAAATGCCATAATTACGACCTTGAAATCGCTGTACAGTGtaagagagataaaaaaaattaataattttggcAGACTCCTTTGCATCACCTTTTTAATTACAACATGCAACAAAAGTGTCGAACAAAGCAACTAAAGCCAAAAAATCTGCCTGCATCTGCCAACAGGAGTTATAAGTAGTTTAGCACTTAAGCATATTCCTTTGAAGGAAAGTTGATCTTGTAATGGTTCTCAAGGAGAGTTGACACTCATCAATTCTAGCAGAAATTCACAGTAAAAAAGGGGAAGCTCAAATAACG
Protein-coding sequences here:
- the LOC101496691 gene encoding uncharacterized protein → MDNFHNNNVIGSTNMIMNRELGFSHPSSLTRRFYASEVIVKNLNLYARLDGHEGCVNAVEFNSTGDILVSGSDDRQVMFWSWESKTKLLVYPSGHSDNIFQTKIMPFSDDSRIVTSAGDGQVRLGILQEDGRVNTTMLGKHDGSVYKLAVEPGSPHIFYSCGEDGFIQHFDLRSSSATKLFCCFSNKKQPPRKIGLNSIVIDSRIPYYFAVGGSDEYAHVYDIRKCHAKDSDKPVNTFCPRHLIESNNVHITGLAYSKSSELLVSYNDELVYLFEKNVGFDSSPPSATSEDLKNLQETQVYSGHRNAQTVKGVNFFGPNDEYVLSGSDCGHIFIWKKKDAKLVRLMVGDQNVVNQLETHPHIPFLATCGLEKNVKIWAPLGNDTPPLPSNVKEITEANRQGREDRSRVTLTPDVIMHVLRLQRRQTLAYIERRHNRADIVSDDEDAEGYLLGLSDGDATSEEDSSGNSRDCNIS